In Methanothermococcus thermolithotrophicus DSM 2095, one DNA window encodes the following:
- a CDS encoding energy-converting hydrogenase subunit EhaL family protein codes for MGEVPYMLLYSLITLVIGGFLGLSYSYKKYTKPYVEKKLDPVALACSIIGGLIFPINLPLSLLFLGFPFGMRPGYGQAELSLGIILAFISYILIAFQN; via the coding sequence ATGGGTGAAGTACCTTATATGTTACTTTACAGCCTTATAACACTTGTTATAGGAGGTTTTTTAGGACTTTCATATAGTTATAAAAAATATACAAAACCGTATGTGGAAAAAAAGTTGGACCCGGTTGCATTAGCTTGTTCTATAATTGGGGGGTTAATCTTCCCGATAAACCTTCCGTTATCTCTCCTATTTCTAGGCTTTCCATTTGGAATGAGACCTGGTTACGGACAGGCCGAACTAAGCTTAGGCATAATTTTAGCATTTATAAGCTACATATTGATAGCCTTTCAAAACTAA
- a CDS encoding DUF1959 domain-containing protein, whose translation MLEEIDKNYHKGSLDQKYNIIKNNRFIMEEAIIPISKALKLPIDDVIEIFVEKYDGASLYETHAYVEQAKMGCLGRKVDIDLGLCWISDFFGLISKKEADLIRKKVVEDTVLNNKPYEEALKKGRELVVKLLKGEY comes from the coding sequence ATGTTAGAAGAAATTGACAAAAATTATCATAAAGGAAGTTTGGATCAAAAATACAACATAATAAAAAACAATAGGTTCATTATGGAGGAAGCCATTATCCCAATATCAAAGGCATTAAAACTCCCAATTGATGATGTCATAGAAATATTTGTAGAAAAATATGATGGAGCTTCATTGTATGAAACTCATGCTTATGTTGAACAGGCGAAAATGGGATGTTTAGGAAGAAAAGTCGATATAGATTTGGGATTATGTTGGATTTCAGACTTTTTTGGATTAATATCAAAAAAAGAAGCGGACTTAATAAGAAAAAAAGTTGTTGAAGATACAGTACTTAACAACAAGCCTTACGAAGAAGCCTTGAAGAAAGGTAGAGAACTGGTTGTGAAACTCCTAAAAGGCGAGTATTAA
- a CDS encoding NADH-quinone oxidoreductase subunit B family protein, whose protein sequence is MIKEFLRKRSIHVCVVNTGGCNGCDIEIVSTLAPRYDIEQYGIYVHNNPREADVLVITGPVTLPWEKRLVEIYEKTPEPKIVIAVGACALSCGIFKEGHVCGPVDKIIPVDAKLPGCPPRPSEIIEAILKVAPDALAAKEKLLKEKTKSLSVEEEA, encoded by the coding sequence GTGATAAAAGAATTCCTAAGAAAAAGATCCATTCATGTCTGTGTAGTAAATACTGGAGGATGTAATGGATGTGATATTGAAATAGTCTCAACTCTCGCTCCAAGATATGATATTGAACAGTATGGAATTTATGTGCATAACAATCCAAGGGAAGCTGATGTTTTAGTTATAACTGGCCCGGTAACACTCCCTTGGGAAAAAAGATTAGTTGAAATTTATGAAAAAACACCAGAACCAAAAATAGTTATTGCAGTTGGTGCCTGTGCCCTTAGCTGCGGTATATTCAAAGAAGGGCACGTTTGTGGTCCAGTAGATAAAATAATCCCGGTGGATGCAAAACTTCCAGGATGTCCACCAAGACCTTCCGAGATAATTGAGGCTATTCTAAAAGTTGCCCCAGATGCATTAGCTGCAAAAGAAAAACTATTGAAAGAAAAAACAAAATCATTGTCAGTTGAAGAAGAAGCTTAA
- a CDS encoding nickel-dependent hydrogenase large subunit — protein sequence MNVVPIGPIHPVLKEPLRIKLLVEGENVVGAELDMGYVHRGIEKIMEGKHYLKCIHLAERVCGICSYIHTQTFAECIENISKIEVPDKARYLRVITCELERIHSHLIAAAVYDLAIEHETLAMWILNAREHIMDILESITGNRVNMGFNVVGGVRTDLNKELLDNIYKKLDEFKEDIKNIIEAFETGPMIALRGKGIGVLGYKEIMKTRAVGPIARASGLPESDWRLRHPIYKELGFKPVWRNEGDNFARMMVRHEEIITSLDLIMKALELYEECTGPVRNKADIKGGEGGWKNEAHRGEVLYKIAITDGGLIKRILIRTPTVMNLEAYKYMLKTCPTISDAVATYTSIDPCVSCTERTIVIKDKKTGKERGYKF from the coding sequence ATGAATGTAGTACCAATAGGTCCTATTCACCCAGTACTAAAAGAACCACTAAGAATAAAACTTTTAGTTGAAGGAGAGAATGTTGTAGGGGCAGAACTAGATATGGGATACGTGCATAGGGGGATAGAAAAGATAATGGAAGGAAAACACTACCTAAAATGTATTCACCTTGCTGAAAGAGTCTGTGGTATCTGTTCCTATATACATACTCAGACATTTGCGGAATGTATAGAAAATATATCCAAAATAGAAGTCCCCGACAAAGCAAGATATTTAAGAGTTATAACCTGCGAGTTAGAAAGGATCCACAGTCATTTAATAGCCGCAGCAGTATATGACCTCGCAATTGAACATGAAACACTTGCAATGTGGATTTTAAATGCAAGGGAGCATATAATGGATATCTTAGAGTCGATAACAGGTAACAGAGTAAATATGGGATTTAACGTAGTTGGTGGAGTTAGGACAGACCTTAATAAAGAACTCTTGGATAATATTTACAAAAAACTCGATGAATTCAAAGAAGATATTAAGAATATAATTGAAGCATTTGAGACCGGTCCAATGATAGCCCTAAGAGGTAAAGGTATAGGAGTACTAGGTTATAAGGAAATAATGAAAACTAGAGCGGTAGGGCCTATAGCAAGGGCTTCCGGACTTCCTGAAAGTGATTGGAGATTAAGGCATCCAATTTACAAAGAATTAGGCTTTAAACCTGTTTGGAGAAATGAAGGGGACAACTTTGCAAGAATGATGGTAAGGCATGAGGAGATTATAACAAGTTTAGACTTGATAATGAAAGCCCTTGAACTCTATGAAGAATGTACTGGTCCTGTTAGAAACAAAGCCGATATCAAAGGAGGAGAAGGAGGGTGGAAGAATGAAGCCCATAGAGGTGAAGTATTATACAAAATAGCAATTACGGATGGGGGACTAATAAAAAGAATACTAATTAGAACTCCAACAGTCATGAACCTTGAAGCCTACAAGTACATGTTAAAAACCTGTCCCACTATCTCGGATGCAGTTGCCACATATACCTCAATTGATCCATGTGTATCATGTACGGAAAGAACAATAGTTATTAAGGATAAAAAAACTGGAAAAGAACGTGGATACAAATTCTAA
- a CDS encoding 4Fe-4S binding protein, whose translation MSSSIWYLYEFMRKKWLKKFADAKTCEESAIAPKRYRKIPVVVEFPEKCISCGACRDSCPPDAIVLQYDTEYKKELPIIDDGACISCGNCVESCPTGVLDIGSIREDTDGLPWNVPKVVNLIIDEELCVKCGSCEIACPVNVIHYEHGLYSIDENGCIGCKKCIEACPVVDAIRTYDEDTLAEKIDRAQRIKFDRAVREGELEEEKDKIAEVPRIVKSLCIRCGNCVDVCPGSIDLENFEVVECIKSGHCLEVCPTTAIRIGEPQKIKKIKEQCYTIDEDRCIGCRICYRICNVDNAISISQETKLPFINPELCVRCGLCYRECPVNAIDYTDTEKADEKYVLRKVRDEFQDMIMKDLEEFSKGYVLAKGDIRELGENMAIQQLNDDTR comes from the coding sequence ATGTCCTCATCCATTTGGTACCTTTATGAATTCATGAGGAAAAAATGGCTTAAAAAATTTGCCGATGCAAAAACGTGTGAAGAAAGCGCCATTGCACCTAAACGATACAGGAAAATCCCGGTTGTAGTTGAATTTCCTGAAAAATGTATAAGTTGTGGTGCATGTAGGGATTCGTGTCCCCCAGATGCCATAGTTTTACAATACGACACCGAATATAAAAAGGAACTTCCAATAATTGATGATGGTGCTTGTATATCCTGTGGAAACTGTGTGGAATCCTGCCCAACAGGGGTTTTGGATATAGGCAGCATAAGAGAAGATACTGACGGACTCCCATGGAACGTTCCAAAAGTTGTAAACTTAATCATAGACGAAGAGCTCTGTGTAAAATGTGGCTCCTGTGAAATTGCATGTCCCGTAAATGTCATACACTATGAGCATGGACTATATTCTATAGATGAAAACGGATGTATCGGATGCAAGAAATGTATTGAAGCCTGCCCGGTAGTGGATGCCATAAGAACCTATGATGAAGATACATTGGCGGAGAAAATCGATAGAGCTCAGAGAATAAAATTTGATAGGGCAGTAAGGGAAGGTGAACTGGAAGAGGAAAAGGATAAAATTGCAGAAGTCCCTAGAATAGTTAAAAGTCTCTGCATAAGATGTGGAAACTGTGTAGATGTCTGCCCAGGATCAATCGACTTAGAGAATTTTGAAGTTGTTGAATGCATAAAATCAGGCCATTGTTTAGAAGTATGCCCAACAACGGCAATAAGGATTGGAGAACCTCAAAAAATAAAGAAAATAAAAGAACAATGCTACACTATTGATGAAGACAGATGTATTGGCTGTAGGATATGTTATAGAATCTGTAACGTAGATAATGCAATTTCGATATCTCAGGAAACCAAACTACCATTCATAAACCCAGAACTCTGTGTGCGATGTGGATTGTGTTATAGAGAGTGTCCTGTTAATGCAATAGACTATACAGATACAGAAAAGGCAGATGAAAAGTACGTATTACGTAAAGTAAGGGATGAATTCCAAGATATGATTATGAAAGATTTAGAAGAATTCTCCAAAGGTTATGTTCTTGCAAAAGGGGAC